One genomic window of Magnolia sinica isolate HGM2019 chromosome 3, MsV1, whole genome shotgun sequence includes the following:
- the LOC131240485 gene encoding calcium/calmodulin-regulated receptor-like kinase 1 isoform X1 → MECNGYMSPEYAMDALFSVKSDVFIVGVLLLEIINGKRNNNCFKEDPSQNLIRYRDNSELAETDGLEGYKHCHTTDKLFNRKFERFDIQTRSVVVLAYCCVDFLLYIVQKTCGLSLAELNYLKSCQNIPS, encoded by the exons ATGGAATGCAATGGTTATATGTCTCCAGAGTATGCAATGGATGCGCTTTTCTCAGTGAAATCAGATGTCTTTATCGTTGGGGTCTTACTGCTGGAGATCATTAATGGCAAGAGGAACAACAACTGTTTCAAGGAGGATCCTTCACAGAATTTGATAAGATAT AGAGATAATTCAGAATTAGCAGAGACAGATGGGCTGGAAGGATATAAGCATTGCCACACCACTGACAAGTTGTTCAATAGAAAATTTGAAAGGTTTGATATTCAAACAAGAAGTGTTGTAGTCCTGGCATATTGCTgtgtagattttcttttgtacattGTTCAAAAAACTTGTGGCTTGAGCTTGGCTGAGTTGAACTATTTAAAAAGCTGTCAAAACATTCCAAGTTGA
- the LOC131240487 gene encoding alpha-glucan water dikinase, chloroplastic-like isoform X2, giving the protein MVSLVKYMEWFFEDLFSLPLLYFFHRYGILELIYVHMENQGWYSNKLSYLKEKVPSAIGIPTSVALPSGVFEKVLLDDSNQVKKRIDLVYGGGSVGLMGLISQAVYDGGCHVLGEEDN; this is encoded by the exons ATGGTTAGTCTTGTAAAATATATGGAATGGTTTTTTGAAGATCTGTTTTCCCTTCcacttctttatttctttcatcGGTATGGCATTTTGGAGTTAATCTATGTGCATATGGAAAATCAGGGATGGTATTCAAATAAACTTTCATATCTAAAAGAAAAAGTGCCTTCCGCGATAGGAATTCCAACATCAGTTGCCCTGCCCTCTGGAGTTTTTGAGAAGGTTTTGTTAGATGATTCAAACCAG GTGAAGAAAAGGATAGATTTGGTTTATGGGGGAGGGAGTGtgggattgatgggtttgatCTCCCAAGCTGTTTATGATGGAGGCTGCCATGTTCTTGG GGAAGAAGACAATTGA
- the LOC131240485 gene encoding receptor-like serine/threonine-protein kinase SD1-7 isoform X3: MECNGYMSPEYAMDALFSVKSDVFIVGVLLLEIINGKRNNNCFKEDPSQNLIRYRDNSELAETDGLEGYKHCHTTDKLFNRKFERGTRTNGKRFHVPNPKILVGFF, encoded by the exons ATGGAATGCAATGGTTATATGTCTCCAGAGTATGCAATGGATGCGCTTTTCTCAGTGAAATCAGATGTCTTTATCGTTGGGGTCTTACTGCTGGAGATCATTAATGGCAAGAGGAACAACAACTGTTTCAAGGAGGATCCTTCACAGAATTTGATAAGATAT AGAGATAATTCAGAATTAGCAGAGACAGATGGGCTGGAAGGATATAAGCATTGCCACACCACTGACAAGTTGTTCAATAGAAAATTTGAAAG AGGCACCCGAACCAATGGAAAGAGATTTCATGTCCCAAATCCTA AGATACTTGTTGGATTCTTTTGA
- the LOC131240485 gene encoding receptor-like serine/threonine-protein kinase SD1-7 isoform X4, whose translation MECNGYMSPEYAMDALFSVKSDVFIVGVLLLEIINGKRNNNCFKEDPSQNLIRYRDNSELAETDGLEGYKHCHTTDKLFNRKFERGTRTNGKRFHVPNPKRK comes from the exons ATGGAATGCAATGGTTATATGTCTCCAGAGTATGCAATGGATGCGCTTTTCTCAGTGAAATCAGATGTCTTTATCGTTGGGGTCTTACTGCTGGAGATCATTAATGGCAAGAGGAACAACAACTGTTTCAAGGAGGATCCTTCACAGAATTTGATAAGATAT AGAGATAATTCAGAATTAGCAGAGACAGATGGGCTGGAAGGATATAAGCATTGCCACACCACTGACAAGTTGTTCAATAGAAAATTTGAAAG AGGCACCCGAACCAATGGAAAGAGATTTCATGTCCCAAATCCTA agaggaaatGA
- the LOC131240485 gene encoding receptor-like serine/threonine-protein kinase SD1-7 isoform X2: MECNGYMSPEYAMDALFSVKSDVFIVGVLLLEIINGKRNNNCFKEDPSQNLIRYRDNSELAETDGLEGYKHCHTTDKLFNRKFERGTRTNGKRFHVPNPTEILVGFF; encoded by the exons ATGGAATGCAATGGTTATATGTCTCCAGAGTATGCAATGGATGCGCTTTTCTCAGTGAAATCAGATGTCTTTATCGTTGGGGTCTTACTGCTGGAGATCATTAATGGCAAGAGGAACAACAACTGTTTCAAGGAGGATCCTTCACAGAATTTGATAAGATAT AGAGATAATTCAGAATTAGCAGAGACAGATGGGCTGGAAGGATATAAGCATTGCCACACCACTGACAAGTTGTTCAATAGAAAATTTGAAAG AGGCACCCGAACCAATGGAAAGAGATTTCATGTCCCAAATCCTA CAGAGATACTTGTTGGATTCTTTTGA
- the LOC131240487 gene encoding uncharacterized protein LOC131240487 isoform X1, with protein MVSLVKYMEWFFEDLFSLPLLYFFHRYGILELIYVHMENQGWYSNKLSYLKEKVPSAIGIPTSVALPSGVFEKVLLDDSNQVKKRIDLVYGGGSVGLMGLISQAVYDGGCHVLGSLSEFGFLGFELGYSMENPNHWLCGKQLMHVLLSSDREEDN; from the exons ATGGTTAGTCTTGTAAAATATATGGAATGGTTTTTTGAAGATCTGTTTTCCCTTCcacttctttatttctttcatcGGTATGGCATTTTGGAGTTAATCTATGTGCATATGGAAAATCAGGGATGGTATTCAAATAAACTTTCATATCTAAAAGAAAAAGTGCCTTCCGCGATAGGAATTCCAACATCAGTTGCCCTGCCCTCTGGAGTTTTTGAGAAGGTTTTGTTAGATGATTCAAACCAG GTGAAGAAAAGGATAGATTTGGTTTATGGGGGAGGGAGTGtgggattgatgggtttgatCTCCCAAGCTGTTTATGATGGAGGCTGCCATGTTCTTGG TTCTCTGTCAGAgtttggtttccttggattcgaGTTGGGTTATTCAATGGAAAATCCAAATCATTGGTTGTGTGGGAAGCAGTTGATGCATGTCTTGTTGTCATCTGATAGGGAAGAAGACAATTGA
- the LOC131240485 gene encoding receptor-like serine/threonine-protein kinase SD1-7 isoform X5, giving the protein MECNGYMSPEYAMDALFSVKSDVFIVGVLLLEIINGKRNNNCFKEDPSQNLIRYRDNSELAETDGLEGYKHCHTTDKLFNRKFEREEMMFCIHQ; this is encoded by the exons ATGGAATGCAATGGTTATATGTCTCCAGAGTATGCAATGGATGCGCTTTTCTCAGTGAAATCAGATGTCTTTATCGTTGGGGTCTTACTGCTGGAGATCATTAATGGCAAGAGGAACAACAACTGTTTCAAGGAGGATCCTTCACAGAATTTGATAAGATAT AGAGATAATTCAGAATTAGCAGAGACAGATGGGCTGGAAGGATATAAGCATTGCCACACCACTGACAAGTTGTTCAATAGAAAATTTGAAAG agaggaaatGATGTTCTGCATTCACCAGTGA